CAATTGAGCGCTGTAAATCACCGACTCTTAGCATGGTATGTAACATTCGCATTCTTGCTCTCCTTATTGATGTTGTATTTTTAACCAGCGCCAGGCGATGAGCATGGCTAACAGAACCGCTAAAGACGATACCATATAGGATAAAAACGCCCCGCCGATTGTCCAGGTTAGGCCGGCGACTAACGCGCCCAATGCACCGCCTAATCCTTGGCTTGTTGCTGCATAAATCGCTTGGCCTCGTCCGCTAAGCTTACCCTTAAATACATCATCAATCAAATGCAATGCTGCGGCATGAAACAAGCCAAAGCTCGCCGCATGAAGGGTTTGCGCAAGCATCATCCAGCTTAGGGTTTCCACCCCCCAGATATTTAACTGCCAACGCAACAGGGTTAAGCCTAAGCTGGCAAGGATTAGGTGCCTGACAGATAGGTTTTTAAATAACCAAACCATACTTAAGAACACAAAAATCTCAGCCACAACGCCCAGTGTCCAAAGCCAAGCAATCACTTGTTTGCTGTAACCGTGGGTGGTTAAGTCAATCGAAAAAAAGTTGTAATAGGTGCCGTGCGAAAACTGGATTAAGAAACTAACCGCTAGCAACGACCACACCAACGGCGATTTAAGCAAAGGGAGTATTTTTTGCTCGGCACTCTGCGCGCTTGGCCGCGTCCGACTATCTTTTAAGCTCCAGGTTGCAATCCAAAGCAAGGTAAACAGCAACAAAATAACCCAAGGAAATCCGCTTAATCCGTAACGGCTAAAGAGCTCGCCCAACACCAATACGGCGGCGACAAAACCGAGCGAACCCCAAAGTCTGATTTTGCCGTATTGGGTTTTGTGCTCGCCCAGTTGATTGAAGGTGTAGGCTTCAAACAGAGGTAAACCACCATGCCAGAAAAAACTAAACAGGGTAACAACTAGCAGCACCCCAATGAAACTCTCCGTCCAGAGCAAGCCGATTGATGTGAAGGTCGCCGTGCCGATAACAAAGCGAATCCAGGGCATGACTTTTCCGCTTCGATCAGCTAACCATCCCCATAAATAAGGCGCAACAATTTTTGTACCGATTAACGCTGCCATGACCTGACCAATCTGCCACGCACTAAAGCCTAGACTTTGCATGTAGAGGCCAAAAAAAGGCAATAAACTACCGAAAAGGCTGAAATAGAAAAAGTAATAACTGGATAGGCGCCATCTTGGGAAAACAGATGACGCGGCCGATTCAGGCGTCGGTTTATTAAGCTGGGGCAATTTTCGCCAAATCCATCACCGGAGGAATAACATCACCATTTTGTGCACGTTGGCGCATGAAGTGGTCAAGTAACACGATCGCCATTTGTGCTTCAGCAATCGGCGTTGCGCGAATGCCCACACAGGGATCATGGCGGCCTTTGGTTATCATTTCAACCGCTTCGCCTTGACGATTAATGCTTTGACCTGGCACAGTGACACTGGAAGTGGGTTTTAGCGCAATATGGGCCATAATGTCTTGCCCAGTGGAAATACCGCCTAAAACCCCCCCCGCATGGTTGGAATGGAAGCCACGCTCAGGCGACATTTCATCACGATGCTCGGTGCCTTTTTGTTCAACCACGGCAAACCCATCACCGATTTCAACCCCCTTAACGGCATTAATGCTCATTAACGCATGCGCCAAATCAGCATCTAAACGATCAAATACAGGTTCGCCCAACCCTACGGGAACATTTTTTGCCACGATGGTGATTTTTGCACCAATCGAGTCACCGGTTTTTTTCAGCTCGGTCATATAGGCTTCCATTTCATCTACCTTATCGACATCTGGGCAAAAGAACGGATTACTATCAATCGTTTCCCAGTTAACCTTGTCAATTTTGATTGGCCCTAACTGAGATAAATAGCCTTTTACTTCAACGCCCAAACGCTCGCGCAGCAGCTTTTTAGCAATCGCACCCGCCGCCACCCGCATCGCGGTTTCACGCGCGGAAGATCGCCCACCGCCACGGTAGTCACGCACGCCGTATTTTTGTAAATAGGTATAGTCCGCATGGGCTGGACGGAAGGTTTCAGCAATTTTTGAGTAGTCTTGGGAGCGCTGATCCATGTTTTCAATCAACAGTCCAATCGGTGTTCCCGTCGTCACGCCTTCAAACACGCCTGACAAAATTTTAACTTGATCGGGTTCTCGACGTGCTGTGGTAAATTTTGAGGTACCGGGTTTACGACGATCAAGTTCAGCTTGAATATCAGCTTCTGTAATCGCCAGGCCTGGTGGACAGCCATCAATAATACAGCCTAACGCCAAACCATGACTTTCTCCAAATGTAGTCACACGAAATACTTGCCCTAATGTATTACCCGCCATATTTAACCTTTTTTAATCTAATCTGTTTAATATTTAATATCTGCTTAATTTATTTAAAAATCGAAATAATAACCCGGAATGCTGGGTCGTGTTGTCTGACCAGCTACCCCATCTCGTGACCAGGACTTTAAGGGTAAACGCCCATTTAACGCCTGAATCGGCCGGGTGTTATCGCCCATAAGTTGATGCAGGCTGACCAACTGCCTAATAGAGGCTTCAATCGGTTGTTTAAACACAATCCAAATAACCCCTTCTGTGCAGGGTGGGGTGGTCAATGAACCTAAATAACGATAGAAATCCTTATTATTAGGCAAAAACCGAACGGGGTTAAAGTTAAGGTCTTCAACCAAATTCAAGCTATCTTGCTCTTTTGGCAAATGGTTTAAGAGGGTGGCTAAGGAGGGGTTAACGCGCCCTTCTTGAACCAATACACTAATAATAACTTGGCGACCCTCTCCGTCCCGATGAAATAACTGGATTTCCATTGGGTAGGCAAAGCCTTCTAGGTGATGTTCACTTGGGGTGCGAAAACGATAATGGGTAAACTCATAACGCTGATCATTTAAGCGGATAAAACTACCCAGCGGATAATCCCCCCTAAGCCCTTGGTGGTCATGCATCAACCTTAAGGGAACAGGACGGTAAACAATATCAAGACTGGGCATGCTCGGTGCATTAACCGCATGGCGCTCTGTTAAATTAATCGGTGATTGAATTTGGCCGGTTGCGCAGCTGAGGAAGTTGGGGTCGAGTCTATGCCAAAAACGCGGGGCCTGCGCACCCTGATAACCCCAATGGGCTGGCGCAGGTTTAACAGGGGGAACCACTAATTCCGCTTTTTCAGTTTCAACGGCTTGTTGATCTGGTTTTTCTGTTTCCATTTGATTTGGCTCAGGTTGAACAGTGGCGTCTGGCCCCGCTTGCCCATTTGTCGCCTGCGCGGCCATATGGGCTTCAAGTTCAGCGGCCAAATCAATCAAAGGTTCGTTTGCCTGCACAGAAAATGCGGCATATACCAATAACGCTCCGATACCCAACCTATTCCATTTCATGCCTGTCCCTTAGTCGTTCACGCTGTCGTTCGCTGTTTGAGAATATCATCAAATAGCACCAATTCACTGCGATTAATTGCGAACACGCCCTCACCGCCCTGTTCAAATTCAAACCAATATAAAGGTAATTCAGGATAGACCTGTTCTAAATAAAACTGTGAAACCCCAACTTCAACAATCAAAACCCCCTCTTCGGTGAGATGATCGGCTGCTTGTGCCAGAATTTTTCGAACCAAGTCTAATCCATCCTGCCCCGCAGCCAAGCCTAAAGCCGGTTCAGCTTGATACTCAGGCGCTAACGCATCCATTTCAACCTGATCGACATACGGAGGGTTGGAGACAATTAAGTCGTAACGCTCACCCTTTAGCGCCTCAAATAAATCGGACTTCACTGTGCGCGCAACGCCATGCAGTTCATAGCGTTCAATATTTCGCTCAGCAACCTCAAGGGCTTGCGCTGAAATATCGACCAGATCAACGGTTGCGCTGGGTAAATGCTGTAAGCTGGCAATACCAATACAACCCGAACCGGTACATAAATCAAGTACACGCTCAACACAATCAGCCTCTACCCAAGGCGCGAAACCCTGCGCAATCAGTTCGGCAATCGGTGAGCGTGGAACTAACGTATGCTCGTTAACATAAAAACGCAACCCTGCAAACTGGGCTTCACCGGTTAGGTAGGCGGCAGGCTTGCGTGTTTCAATGCGCTGTTTAAACATATCGGTTAGTTTTTGGCGTTCAGCGAGGGTTAACCGCGCTTGAGTATAGTCGGGCACCGCCTCCCAAGGCATGGCCAGCACATGACAAAGCAAAAGCCGTGCTTCGTCATAAGCATTATCAGTGCCATGGCCAAATACCAGGCCTGCTTGTTGGAATAAACTTGCTCCCCAGCGGATAAAATCTTGCAGGGTTTCTAAGCCCGTATTTGAAAAGTCCAGTTGGGTTGATTGGACGGCTTGGCTAGATGGGTTAGGCTGGCTCGCATGGCTCATTCATTGGCCTTTTGTTTTGCGTGTTTTGGACGAAATGCTTTTACAATCTGCTTATCCGTTTCCAAGAAAGGGCCTTCAATTAAGTCAATGCAATAGGGCACAGCGGGGAAAACGGCTTCCAGGCATTCACTGATCGCGGAGGGTTTACCCGGCAGGTTAATGATTAACCCTGAGCCTCGTGTGCCTGCGACTTGACGCGACAGGATGGCGGTAGGGACATATTTTAGCGAAACTGCACGCATTTGCTCTGCAAACCCATCCAATACCTTATCGCATACCGCGATCGTGGCTTCTGGGGTCACATCGCGCTTGGATGGGCCTGTTCCGCCCGTAGTTAACACCAAACAACAGCCTTGGTTGTCAATAAGATCAATAAGTGTGTGTTCAATGATGGTTTGCTCATCAGCAATAAGTTTGGCGACCGGTTGCCATTCATTCACTAAAGCCGCTTTAATCCATTGTTGCATAGCGGGGCCACCAAGGTCTTCATACACTCCTGAGCTGGCTCGATCTGATACCGTAATAAACCCAATTTTTATCTTTTGCATGCCCTACCCTTGAAATTCACTTGTATTACCCACATATGATACCGTAATAATTCAACAATAAGAAATCGAAGCCCTTATGAGTGATCAAGATTTAGACGCAACCCCGCTTGAGAACAGCCAAACCGAAAATGAGTCGGTAGAAAACGTGCAGTATCAAGCTCACTTAACACTCCCCAGCAAGCCCAGTCCTGCTTTGCCTGATCAGGTTTTTTTGCTGCCTATTAAGGAAAGACCGTTTTTTCCGGGGCAAACCCTGCCGGTTGTGTTGAACAAGAGCGCTTGGCTTGATACGATTGAGGCGATTATGGACAGTGGCGCTAAGCATGTCGGTGTGGTGTATGTCGATAATGAGGATCATCACAATGCTAGACCGGATGAGTTTCATAAAATTGGCACCCTTATCCGCATTCATGAACCCAAAATTCGTGATAACCATATCCAGTTGGTTGCAGAAGGCTTAAGGCGTTTTCAAATTGATGGCTGGGTTAATGAAAGCGCACCTTTTCAGGCGAATGTGAGTTATCCAGCCGACATTCGCACCGCCACCGACAAAGAGTATAAAGCCTATGGCTTGGCGATTATGAACGCTTTGCGTGAGCTGCTCCCACTTAACCCGCTTTATAGCGAAGAGTTGCGTTATTTTTTAAATCGCTATAGTCCTGAAGACCCCGAACACTTGGTTGATTTTGCTGCGGCCATTACCACCGCGAAGCCTGAAAAACTGCAAGATGTCTTAGAAACACTTGATTTACTTTCGCGTCTTGAAAAAGTTCTGGCCTTGTTTAAACATGAAATTGAAGTGACCAAATTGCAGTTCAATATACGCGAGCGGGTTGAAGAAAAAATGAGCGATCAACAACGCGACTTTTTTTTACGCCAGCAATTAAAAGAAATTCAAAAAGAACTGGGCATTGTTAAGGATGACCGTACTGCGGATGCAGACCTCTTCCGTGAGCGGATGGAACAACTGACTTTAACCGAAGAGGCAACTAAAAAAGCCGACGAAGAGCTCAATAAACTCAATATCCTTGACCCTCAATCGCCCGAGTATGGGGTATCACGAAATTGGTTAGACTGGATGACCCAATTGCCTTGGGGACAGCACAGCAAGGACAAGCTCGACATTAAACGCGCACGGCGTATTTTAGACAAGGGTCATGACGGTCTCGACGATGTTAAAGACCGCATCTCGGAGTTTATCGCGGTAGGTGCGTTAAAAGGTGAAATATCCGGTTCGATTATTTGCCTAGTGGGGCCACCGGGCGTCGGGAAAACTTCAATTGGGCGCTCGATTGCTGATGCACTTGATCGCCAGTTTTATCGCTTTTCCGTTGGAGGGATGCGCGATGAAGCCGAAATTAAAGGCCACCGTCGTACCTATATCGGCGCGATGCCGGGTAAGTTCATCCAAGCATTAAAAGACTGCCAAACAGCCAACCCCGTCATTATGCTTGATGAAGTTGACAAAATCGGGGCCTCTTACCGAGGTGACCCGGCATCGGCTTTATTAGAAGTGTTAGATCCGGAGCAAAACCATGAGTTTATGGATCACTTTATGGATTTACGCTTTGATCTTTCAAAAACCTTGTTTGTTTGTACGGCCAATACACTCGATAGCATTCCTGGGCCACTACTCGATAGAATGGAGGTGATTCGTTTATCGGGTTATATCACCGAAGAAAAGCTGCAAATTGCTAGGCATCATCTTTGGCCTTCGCTTCTCAAAGAGGCCGGCATTAGCAAAGAGCAATTGCAAATCACACCTGCGGCCATTCGCCAGATTATTGAGGGCTATGCCCGTGAAGCTGGGGTGCGTAACCTTAAAAAATTGCTCGCAAAACTCATTCGTAAAGTCGCGATGAAACTGGTTTTAGGTGAAGTGGAATCAGTACGTTTGCACATTAGTGACCTAGAAACCTATCTTGGTCAACCACGCTTTACACCGAAAAAACCGCATCTTGAAATTGGCACGGTCACCGGACTGGCCTGGACCTCTATGGGTGGAGCAACGCTTAGTATTGAGGCCTCGCGCATTCACACCCTTAATCGTGGCTTTAAACTATCGGGCCAGCTGGGCGAGATAATGCAAGAGTCTGCGGGCATTGCCTATAGCTATATTGCTTCGCATTTAGATAAATACAAAGCTGACCCTAAGTTTTTTGATGAAGCGTTTGTGCATTTGCATGTACCAGACGGCGCAACACCTAAAGATGGCCCCAGTGCGGGCATTACGATGGCGACGGCTTTATTGTCACTGGCGCGTAATGAACCGATTAAAGCACCGATAGCGATGACGGGTGAACTTAGTCTAACCGGGCACGTTCTTCCTGTTGGCGGAATTCGTGAAAAAGTTATTGCGGCTAAGCGCATCGGGATTAAAGAGTTGATCTTACCGGATGATAATCGTAAAGATTTTAACGAACTGCCTGATTATTTAAAAACCGATATGCTGGTTCATTTTGCCAAGGGGTTTGAGGACGTAGCCAAACTCACCTTTAACATCCGCTCAAAATCAGCGGCACTTAAAACGATTGAGTTGGCAGATAAGCAGGCATCCCTCTCTAGTGAAAATCTGAAATAACGGAAGTCTTACCAGGCCTGGTTGTTAGCTGTTAATTAACCAACCAGGCTTCAAAACTGTTCAGCGGCTCTTATCCAAGGTAGAATACTCTTTTTTATTTGATTATACATGTCACTATGCCCTCCAGCTCCCAAAAACTTGCTAAAACCTGGCCTTTATACAAACGTCTTCTAGGTTATATAAAACCCTATAAAGCGATGATTGCGGTAACGATTTTCGCTTTAGTGGTCATTGCGATTACCGAACCCGCGATGGCGGCTATTTTGAAAGAGCTGGTGGATAAAAGCATCATCGAGCAAGATCCAGATAGCTTTGTGCTTCTACCTTTAATGCTAGTGGGTATCTTTTTTATCAAAGGGGTCGGTGAATATGTTTCTAAGGTAAGTAGTCAATGGATTGCCGAACGAGCTATACTCAATATTCGCAATGATATGTACCAAAAAATGCAATATTTGCCGATGCAGGAATTTTCTCGCTACTCCGTTGGGCAACTCATGTCAAAAATCACCTATGACGTCCAGCAAACGAGTAATGCACTCTCTCAAGCTTGGATTGTTTTAATCAGAGATAGTTTGATTTTGATCGCGCTCCTCGCTTATATGCTCTACATTTCTGTTTACCTAACTTTATTTATGTTAATCGTTGGGCCAATATTGGGTTTAATTATTCGCCAGGCAAGCAAAAAAATGCGCGCACATAGCCGAAGCATGCAGGGTAATATGGGGCATATGACCCATTGCCTCGAAGAAGGCTTAGTGGGGCATCAAGAAATAAAGATTTACAATGCTGAAAGCTATGAACAAAAACGTTTCTCGCATGCGGCCGAACAGCTTTTTAAAAACAGTATGCGCGCAACGCGCGTTTCAGCACTTAATTCACCGCTAGTTTTGTTTATTGGTTCTATTGCACTGGCAGGCGTTATTTTTGTCGCCATGAAGTTGTCGAGCTTTCAACAACTCACACCAGGTGAATTGCTTTCTTATATCACTGCGATGGCATTGACTTTTGCGCCCTTAAAGCGTCTAACTAATATTAACATCATCGTACAAAAAGGCATGGCTGCAGCAGAAAGTATATTCGCTCTTCTTGATAGTCCTATCGAAACCAACCAAGGACAGTTAAAACCAAGGATTGAAGGCACTATCACGTTTAAATCTGTTAGCTTTTGTTATCCCGGCTCAACCCTTTTAGCGTTAAACGACTTTAACTTAACTTTGCGCGCGAACAAAACCACTGCGCTAGTTGGGCATTCAGGAAGTGGTAAAACCACGCTTGTTAACCTTATTGCACGTTTTTATACCATTGAGCAGGGTGAAATTTTGATTGACGGACATGACATTAACCAACTTGATCTCACTTATCTACGTAGTCAAATAGGGTTTGTTAGCCAGCAGGTTGTACTTTTTAATGATACGATCCGCGCAAATATTGCTTATGGTCATACTGAATTTGATGAACTGGCTATTATAGACGCTGCAAAATCAGCCTATGCTTGGGAATTTATTGAAAAACTTCCAGAAGGTTTAGACACCCAAGTAGGCGAAAATGGTACCAAACTCTCAGGGGGTCAGCGCCAACGTATTGCATTGGCGCGCGCTTTCTTAAAAAATGCACCGATTTTAATATTAGATGAAGCGACCTCAGCATTGGATAATCAAAGTGAAGCCTTGATTAAGCAAGCTATGGAGCAACTGCGTCAAAATCGTACCGTTATTATTATCGCCCATCGCTTAAGTACCATTGAAAATGCAGACCAAATTGCGGTTATTGATGAAGGTAGATTAGTTGAAATGGGCACTCATAGCCGCTTAATCGAGCAGAATGGCTACTACGCTCGATTGCATCAACAAGGAGTGATGGATGAAAGCCCATGAAGCCATTCAGTTTCAAAAAGCTTTTTTAATGCCAAAATACTGGGGGATTTGGCTAGGTGTAGGCCTGCTCAAATTGACAAGTTTTTTACCCTACTCGCTTCAATTCAAGATAGGGCGTTGGCTGGGTCGTGTTATTTATCTGTTCGCTAAACAACGACGCAAAATCGCTTTTGCTAATATGTCGCGCGCATTACCCGAGTTCAATCGAAACGAACGAGAACAATTAATCAAAGAAAACTTTGAGTCGATGGGTATTAGCTTTATTGAGATGGGAATTAACTGGTGGGGACATCACCGCAAAGATTTTAAAAATGCAAACGAACGCCGATACTTCCGCTATAAAGGGCTTGAGCACTTAAAAACAGCCCAAGTACAAACAAAGGGCGCTTTGTTAATCACCCCCCATTTCACTCATGTTGACATGACGGGGCTGATTAGCTCCCTTATAACCCCTGTTTACCCTGTTTATAAACCGCATAAGAACGCGCTTATTGATCATTTAATTATCAAAGGTCGAACACACGGTATCGATGATCAACCCTGCTTACCGATTGATTTTAAAGATACTCGACGTCTGGTAAAAAGTTTGCGTGAAGCGAAAAAAATAGGCTATTTGCCTGACCAACGCTACAGAGGCAAAGGCCATCTCAATGTACCATTTTTTGGGTATGATGCTAAAAGTCATAGCGCTACATCAAAAATTGCTAAAATGACAGGGTGCGCTGTTATCCTTAGCTTTACTCGACGAAAGGGGCTTTTTTATGAAACTGAATTTTTACCCGCACTTGACAATTTTCCAAGTGGCGATGATTTTGCCGACACCTTACGCCTACATCAACTATATGAAAGCGAAATCCGTAAAAACCCATCGCAATATCTTTGGGTACATAATCGTTGGGACCTAACCCAGCAACAAATTGAACAACTTAATCAAGAGGACTTAAAATGAGACTATCGCCAATGAACAAACTTCTATTAACCTATAGCGTTATTCTGTTGCTGGGATTAAGTTCCTATTTTACTGGCGTAGTTTATTATGCGAACGTGGCGGGTTTTATTGGTGCTATGGGATTGATGTTGGTATTTTTTAAAGATCGCCCTGAATTTGAAGAGGGGTCAACAGAAGAACAGCTTGACAAAAAAATGCGGCTTTATTGGTACATTACCTTCGGCACGGGCCTATTTTTTAGTTTACTATTTGGTAGCTTATGGAACCATCAAATGGGTGGCATGGTTTAAGAAAATTCTAAACAAAAAAAACCGCCTTTCGGCGGTTTTTTATGCCCAACAGAATAACTAAATTATAGTTTTTCTTTGATACGTGCTGCTTTACCAGATAGGTTACGCAGATAGTAAAGTTTTGCGCGACGAACATCACCACTGCGCTTAACAGCAATGCTGTCAACCAACGGGCTGTAAGTTTGGAAGGTACGCTCAACACCTACACCGTAAGAAATCTTACGAACGGTAAACGCAGAGTTTAAACCACGGTTACGCTTTGCAATAACAACACCTTCATAAGCCTGTAAACGCTCGTTGCTACCTTCTTTTACTTTTACCTGAACAACCACAGTGTCACCTGGGCCAAATGTTGGGATTTCTTTTGTCATTTGTTCAGCTTCTATACGCTTGATGATATCGCTCATCTTAAAGCTCTCCATTTCACTGAAGTGTCTTGGTTATTAATGGACACTTCAAAACTGCTATTCCACCAACTTAAGTCGAGCATCGAGCTGACGACGCTGCTCAGAGGTTAGTGCCATTTTTTCTATTAAATCAGGTCTGCGTGCATGGGTTCGCAACCATTGCTGCTGCTCACGCCAAGCGTTAATTTTCTTATGATGGCCTTCAAGCAGTACACTCGGCACCCGCATGCCATCAATTTCTTCAGGTCGAGTATAGTGCGCACAATCAAGCAAGCCTTGTGAAAAAGAATCCTGCTGTGCAGAAAGGTGGTGACCCAACGCCCCTGGAAGCAATCTTATAGCCGCATCCATAAGCATCATGGCGGGTAACTCCCCCCCACTCACTACAAAATCACCTACACTGATTTCTTCATCAACAAAACGCTCAATAACCCGCTCATCAACACCTTCATAGCGACCACAAAGTAAGGTTACTTGTGGTTTAGCGACGAGTTCAGTCACTTTTTGTTGAGTTAAAGGTTGACCTTGAGGCGATAAATAAATCACATGCGAGGGCTGGCCCTCTAAAGATTGATCAATCGCTTCAAACGCATCTTTTAGTGGCTGGTATAGCATTAACATACCAGGCCCACCGCCATAAGGACGGTCATCAACCGTGTTATGGCGATCGTGGGTATAGTCTCGTGGATTCCAAAAATTGAGTTTATACAACTCATTTTGTAGTGCCCTTCTACTAATGCCCTGTTCTGTTATGGCAGCAAACATCGGCTCAAACAGCGTGATAATATCAAACCGCATGCGCTATTCTTGCTCAACCTCTTCAAGTTGCCAATTCACCTTAATCACTCGTTTGTCTAAATCGACATCTAAGACATAGATATCCCAAACAAACGGTATCAAAACTTGAACCGACCCTTTAACCCGCAACACATCATGTGCGCCAGTTTCTAGTAGCTCAGTGACTTCACCCAGCACTAAACCTTGTGAATTTTCAACCTGACAGCCCATAAGGTCTGTCCAATAAAAGCCATCCTCACTATCAGGTAGTTGTTCACGGGTTACCGCTATGTCTGACCCCATTAATTCTCGCGCTTGTTCTCGCGTGTTAATGGTTTCAAGATGCGCCACAATCGCTTTTCCGCCTTGGGGTGCATGCGTATCGGTTACTTTCATCTTAACCCATTTTCCCTGGTGTTTTACCCACCAAGGTTGGTAATTTAGGATATTACCTACAGGATCGGTATGAGAATAAATTTTTACCCAACCCTTGACACCGTACACGCCGTTAATTCGGCCTAATATTAACTTTTCGTTATCCACATCTAGGCCGAAAATAATTAGGCTTGTTTTACAAGGCTTTTAACGCGATCACTCATTTGCGCACCTTGCGCAACCCAATGATCTACTCTCGCCTGATCGACACGAAGACGCTCTTCGTTGCCACGGGCGACAGGGTTAAAAAAGCCAACTTGTTCGATAAAACGACTTGTTGCTGATTTGCGGCCATCTGCGACCACCATTTTGTAGAATGGGCGTTTTTTTGAACCGCCACGAGCTAAACGGATTACAACCATTGCGATCTCCTAAATTATTTGATCAGGCGATGATGGGAAACCCCACCAACAAATTCTTCTGGACTAACATTCAACCGGCACCAGGCCTGGTTGTTGATAACTTGAACCAAAATTAGCTAAGTTTATAATTTGGCATCAAGCGCGCGATTATACATAAACCTCACATTTTTAGCAAAGCTTATTTAGGCATACCGCCTAACCCGCCCATTCCTGGTGGAAGTTTGCCAGCCATCCCTCGCATCAAATTTTTCAAACCGCCTTTTGACATTTTTTTCATCATTTTTTGCATCTGGTCAAACTGCTTTAACATTTTATTAATATCTTGTACTTGTGTACCTGAGCCCATCGCAATGCGGCGTTTTCGAGATCCCTTTAGCAGTGCAGGGTGCGCGCGCTCTTTAGGTGTCATCGAATTGATAATGGCCTCTAGTTTCTGAAATTCTTTTTCCGCAACCCCTTCTTGAGCTTGAGTTTTTAATTGGCCCATTCCGGGCAACTTGCCCATTAATCCACCAATTCCGCCCATTGATTGAATCTGAACCAACTGTTGCCTAAAATCTTCCAGATCAAATTTTCCGGTTTTTTGTAGTTTTTGAGCAAAGGCTTGTGCCTTTTTTTGATCAATTTTTGTTTCGGCTTCTTCAATCAGGCTGAGCACATCACCCATGCCCAAAATGCGCCCCGCCATTCGATCGGGATGGAATAGTTCCAATGCCTCGGTTTTTTCACCCGCACCAATAAATTTAATCGGCTTGCCGGTAATTTCACGAATCGATAAGGCTGCCCCGCCTCGTGCATCACCGTCAGTTTTGGTTAAAATTACCCCTGTAAGCGGTAAGGCTTCGTGAAAAGCGCGTGCGGTAATCGCCGCATCTTGGCCTGTCATCGCATCGACAACAAACAGCGTCTCGATTGGTTTTATTGCATGGTGCA
The nucleotide sequence above comes from Thiomicrospira sp. R3. Encoded proteins:
- the rimM gene encoding ribosome maturation factor RimM (Essential for efficient processing of 16S rRNA); this encodes MDNEKLILGRINGVYGVKGWVKIYSHTDPVGNILNYQPWWVKHQGKWVKMKVTDTHAPQGGKAIVAHLETINTREQARELMGSDIAVTREQLPDSEDGFYWTDLMGCQVENSQGLVLGEVTELLETGAHDVLRVKGSVQVLIPFVWDIYVLDVDLDKRVIKVNWQLEEVEQE
- the ffh gene encoding signal recognition particle protein encodes the protein MFENLSDRLAKTMKALRGQGRLTEENIKEALRDVRRALLEADVALPVVKGFIAKVQERALGQEVSLSLNPGQTFIKIVREQLTETMGLEVQPLNFKVEPPAVIMVAGLQGAGKTTSVAKLARWLKEREKKKVMVVSADIYRPAAIKQLETLAQQVDVKFSPSNANENPVDIVERARAEAKKQFMDVLLVDTAGRLHVDNDMMDEIKALHHAIKPIETLFVVDAMTGQDAAITARAFHEALPLTGVILTKTDGDARGGAALSIREITGKPIKFIGAGEKTEALELFHPDRMAGRILGMGDVLSLIEEAETKIDQKKAQAFAQKLQKTGKFDLEDFRQQLVQIQSMGGIGGLMGKLPGMGQLKTQAQEGVAEKEFQKLEAIINSMTPKERAHPALLKGSRKRRIAMGSGTQVQDINKMLKQFDQMQKMMKKMSKGGLKNLMRGMAGKLPPGMGGLGGMPK
- the rpsP gene encoding 30S ribosomal protein S16 produces the protein MVVIRLARGGSKKRPFYKMVVADGRKSATSRFIEQVGFFNPVARGNEERLRVDQARVDHWVAQGAQMSDRVKSLVKQA